CAACGACGATTTCTATAACGAGAGCTAACCTTCTGCCAGAGAGGGCGACTATTCGCCGTCGCCCTCTGTTGATCGGTGTGTCTGTATGTCTACTGTTGCTTTTCAGCTAGGGCGTCGATGGCTGCCTCTATCGCACGCAGTCCAGCAGAAACATCTTTCCCACAATGCAAGCGAATGATCCGCATCCCCTGATTTTGGAAGATCTCAAAATCACCGTCTGCCTGTACCGCCCGCAACACGCCAAAGGTGTAGCGTTCGCCGGGAATGGCAATGTCCGGCGCGGTGTCCGTCGTCAGTTGGACGAAAACGCCCTTTCCAGAACCACCCTTATGCATCTGACCAACCGTGTGCAAACTACGCGGGAAGATATTCACCATGACTGCCCGCTTCAGGACATGCCGCGCCCGCCGTTGAATGTCGTTCAGGGTGGCTGTCTGCGCTACATCGGGATTAAAAAAGGGCATGAAAACGACGTAATCGCCAGAGCGTGCCAAGGAGAAAAACGCCGCCAGCGCCCCGACCAACGCTGATCCGCGATATGCACGCTGCGCAGCAAGATCACGGAGCAAACGCCCCATGCCCTCTTCGGCAATCAAACGCAGCCCTCCTTCGGTTTGTTGGGGGGCGTGTTTGGGGAGCGTCCTCGTTGTAGCATAATCATCGAGAAGGCGGTGAATAAGCCGCCGGCTCTCGTCCACATTCGGCGTGGCAAATGGATTCACCCCTAAGACCATCGCTGCCACCACCGTCGCAAACTGCCACCGGAAAAACTCTGCCCCAACATCTGTCCTATCGCGCAGGGTGAGGGTCACCATGGGGTGTCCGGCTTCGCGTAGCCGTTGAGCGCTTTCATCGGGGTTCTCCGTTGAATTCTCTAGGCGAAGGTAGACAAAGAGGCGATCATCGTCGTAATCGTGCGGCATTCCCGGCGTTGGCGCAACGACGGGGATCACACTTTTGCCGTCTTTTCCCAAGCCCTCGGCAATGAGCGGCTCAATCCACAGGCAAAGAGGGGCAATCTCCGGCGCGGCAAGTAATGCCAGTTTGTCCCTGCCCTGCAATGCCATCGTCCCCATGAGCGCCCCTAGCCACAGTCCGGGGTGGTTGTTGCCCATGACGCCCGCCGCACACGCCGTCTGCATCTCTGCGCCAGCACTCAAGACCCCTTGCACATCGATCCCACACAGCGCCGCTGGCAGCAAGCCATAGTAACTGAGTGCGGCATAAGCGCCGACCAAATGAGGCGGACAAAGGAATATCTCACGAGCGCCCAAACGCCGCGCCTCTGTTTCAAGGGGGCTGCCCGCCTCGGTAATGGCAATGAGATGAGCGCCTGCCCCGCCCTCTGGAAATTTCGCCACAACGTAACGGAGAAGGGCAAGCGTTTCGATTGCCTTTCCCGAACGGGAGGACACGACGACACAGGTCGTCACCATGTCCAGCTTGCGCTCCGCCTTCGCAATCGCGATGGGGTCATTTGTATCGAGGATAACCAGTTCGGGGGCGTCTGGCTGGCTGCCAAATATCTCCCAAAGCGTCTCGCCTGTCAGAATACTGCCACCCATCCCAATGAGGAGAATATGGGTAATGCCCTCGGCACGAAGTTCATTTCGGAGGGCAACCATGCGCTGTACATCCGTCCGCCCATCGGTAGGCAAAAAGAGCCATGCCAAGCGGTTGGAAAGCGCCTC
This genomic interval from Anaerolineales bacterium contains the following:
- a CDS encoding bifunctional transaldolase/phosoglucose isomerase; translation: MTYNLWYNEFSRDLIRSGAMERLIRQGIIGFTANPTVLERAIGEGTAYDDDLGTLLESESLTALRRLLTDDLQAAADLLRPLYESSEGRGGFVCVDLPPTHTERPETLLSEAIRVFRGVNRPNLMITILGKPTNLTAIEEALFSGVNIHISGVFSLRGYVHVAECYIRALERRALAGENVREVASVVQVDLARVEGLVNHSLENSIRMAQSRADIHRTTLYSALLGKVAAANARRAYDRFQEFFYGERFARLREAGAHIQPILWGAVDPNAPTIAKTEYLNMVGSADTYILTTRQTLDAFAAHPPPPEIPALDMPTAAETLKRAEELEIDLELIARRLQGDEEELFGDAFRKLITRVDGKRKTLMSGFMKRQSLVLGVYQGLVESAMKRLRGQLSITRTWARDPLLWKPSPDDAEALSNRLAWLFLPTDGRTDVQRMVALRNELRAEGITHILLIGMGGSILTGETLWEIFGSQPDAPELVILDTNDPIAIAKAERKLDMVTTCVVVSSRSGKAIETLALLRYVVAKFPEGGAGAHLIAITEAGSPLETEARRLGAREIFLCPPHLVGAYAALSYYGLLPAALCGIDVQGVLSAGAEMQTACAAGVMGNNHPGLWLGALMGTMALQGRDKLALLAAPEIAPLCLWIEPLIAEGLGKDGKSVIPVVAPTPGMPHDYDDDRLFVYLRLENSTENPDESAQRLREAGHPMVTLTLRDRTDVGAEFFRWQFATVVAAMVLGVNPFATPNVDESRRLIHRLLDDYATTRTLPKHAPQQTEGGLRLIAEEGMGRLLRDLAAQRAYRGSALVGALAAFFSLARSGDYVVFMPFFNPDVAQTATLNDIQRRARHVLKRAVMVNIFPRSLHTVGQMHKGGSGKGVFVQLTTDTAPDIAIPGERYTFGVLRAVQADGDFEIFQNQGMRIIRLHCGKDVSAGLRAIEAAIDALAEKQQ